The following are encoded together in the Humulus lupulus chromosome 5, drHumLupu1.1, whole genome shotgun sequence genome:
- the LOC133778472 gene encoding protein SUPPRESSOR OF GENE SILENCING 3-like — protein MDTRRLVTHAYMSHKAGLRAEHLGLHKAICVLLGWSTVVPDETITWAPQILPKSDALAQKEDLIIWPPVIIIHNISFWDNDPEKWKVVTVDALEAFIRGKGLIKGRIKVCLGKPADLSIMVVKFLGIFTGLGDAEKLHKFFMECKRGRVEFELATSNNGTVSINGETGIEGGKLEENILYGYLGVSEDLDKVDFTSRNTSLIKSKMEILDLANAPVKPEET, from the exons ATGGACACTCGGCGTTTGGTTACACATGCTTATATGTCTCACAAGGCTGGGTTGAGAGCAGAGCACCTGGGTCTTCACAAAGCAATTTGTGTTTTGTTGGGATGGAGCACTGTTGTTCCTGATGAGACAATTACGTGGGCTCCCCAGATACTGCCCAAGTCAGATGCTTTAGCCCAGAAGGAGGATTTAATTATTTGGCCTCCTGTCATTATCATCCACAACATTTCTTTTTGGGACAATGATCCTGAGAAATGGAAGGTTGTAACCGTTGATGCACTTGAAGCCTTTATAAGAG GAAAGGGTTTGATCAAGGGACGAATCAAAGTTTGCCTAGGGAAGCCTGCTGACCTAAGTATCATGGTGGTAAAGTTTTTGGGGATTTTTACTGGACTAGGAGATGCAGAGAAGCTTCACAAGTTCTTCATGGAATGTAAGCGTGGGAGAGTAGAATTCGAGTTAGCTACTTCGAACAATGGCACAGTCAGCATTAATGGCGAAACAGGGATTGAAGGAGGAAAGTTGGAGGAAAATATCTTATATGGGTACCTTGGGGTTTCAGAAGACTTGGACAAAGTAGATTTTACTTCCAGGAACACTAGTTTGATAAAGAGCAAAATGGAGATTCTGGACCTAGCAAATGCTCCTGTCAAACCTGAGGAGACTTAG